Genomic DNA from Streptomyces sp. PCS3-D2:
AGGAGCGCGCCGAGGCCGATGCGGTACAGACCGATCGGCAGCCGGGCGACTGCTCTGCGCCAGCCCGTGGGCGCTTGCGGGCGCTGTCGTGGGCTCACCGTGCCGCCCCCGGCTCCCGCGTCATGGCGCCGCCGCTGCCGACAAGTACGTAACAGTCGCATCGCGGGGTGATTTGCTGGATAAACTTTTGCATAGTCTAAACGTGACACGCGGCGGGCCCTCCGATCAACAGCCGCTTCCGTGTCGATGGACAGGAATGGGCGCTGCTGTCCGCACGCCGACGAGGACCCGGGAGTACGACGTGGATCTCCATCGCTCCGGGAGCGTCCCCGGCAAGCGCGCGCTGCTCGCGATCCCCTATGCGGTGATGGCCATCGTCGCGGTGGCGGACGTCACCGCGGGACCGGGAGTGGGACTGCTGCCCCTGGTCTCGCTCGGGCCGGCCTTCGCCGGCCTCGCGGGCAGTTGGCGCCGTACGGCCGCCATCGGCGCGGCGGCGATGGCCCTGTGCTGCGCTCTGGGTCTCTACGACGGCCTCTTCCAGAACCGCCGCGGCTACACCGCCCTGACCGCGGTCGCCGGGGTGACCGTCGCCGGCATCGCCGCGGCCCTGGTCCGCGGACGTCAGGAGCGCGAGCTCGCAAGCGTCCGCACCATTGCGGAGGCGGCTCAGCGGGTACTGCTGCGGCCGGTGCCGCGCAGCGCCGGGCACCTGCGCGCCGCGGTCTCCTACACCTCCGCCGTCGCGGAGGCCCGGATCGGCGGGGATCTGTACGAGGTCGTTCCGGTGCCCGGGGGTGGCGTCCGTGTGATCATCGGAGACGTCCAGGGCAAGGGGCTGGAGGCGGTCGAGACGGCGGCGACCGTGCTCGGCGCGTTCCGCGAAGCCGCGCACGACGAGCCGCACCTGACCGGTGTCGGCGCCCGGGTGGACCGGGCGGTTCTGCGCACCCTGGGAAGCGACGGTTACGGGGAGAAGTTCGTCACGGCGCTGCTCGCGGAGATAACGGAAGCCGGCGGGGTCGTCTTCCTCAACTACGGTCACGCGCCGGCCATGCTCCTGCGCCCGTCCCGCCCCCCGGCCTTCCCCGAACCCCCTCAGCCCGCTCCGCCGCTCGGCCTGGCCTGGAGTGCCGCGGACGGCCCCCAGCCCTACAGCATCGACTTCGGCCCTGGAGACCAACTGCTCCTCTACACGGACGGCGTCTCGGAGGCCCGCGACACCGATGGCGTCTTCTACCCCCTGGGGGAGCGGAGCGGGCTGCTGTCGGACCCGGATCCCCAGCAGGCTCTCGACGCGCTGCGCGAGGATGTCGTGGCCTACGCCGGCGGGCCCCTGCACGACGACGCGGCCATGCTGTTGCTGCGGTGCCGGCAGGACGCGGGCGTCGGACCGGTGGGCCGGTCGGACGAGGCACCGGCGCCGGCCTGACCGTAAGGGCCGGTGCGGCGCTGCCGGCCGCCCCGGGTGCGCACGGCGTCCGTCCCGACGGGCGCGAGGCTTCGGCGTAGCGGCCCCCGGGGGCCGTCACCGCTTCCTAGGCCGACTTCCCATCCCTGCGGCCGGATGTGTCGCTCCATCCGAGAGGGAAAAGCGGCCTGTCCCCTTTGGACACGGGCGGCTCTCCCCCGGCGGCGTTGAACGCGGTGAGCGCGCTGACCAGTGCGGTGCGCTGACCGGGGTCGATACGCGCGGCGATGGCCGCGATCTCCTCCCTGCGCCGGGCCGTGACCTCTTCCACGAGCCGCAGTCCGGCCGGTGTCGCCGTCAGTATGGTCTCGCGGCGGTTCTCGGGATTGGGCCGCCGGTCCGCCAGTCCCGCCGTGATGAGCCGATCGACCATGCGCATCGCCGTCGAGGGATTGACGCCCAGGGCGTCCGCGAGCACCACCAGCTTCGCCGCCCCGCGCGTGGCCAGCACCACCAGCATCCGGAACTGCGCGAGCGTGACCTTGTCCTCGGCGGCCGCCAGTGAGCGGGCGGAAACCGCCACGAGGAGCCGTGAGGCCGTCAGCAACGCCCGGGTCACGTCGTCCACGTCATCGGTGTCATCCACGCCGAACGGAGAAGCTTCGGCGCGCGGGAGATCGGTCATACCCCTTTCTACCGTCTGCGCCCCCCGGCGCGCTGAACGGGCCCACTCCCGCTCGGCGGGCCGGCCTGCGGAGCACCCTGCGGGCTCCGGCGGGGCCCTCGCTCACCGCCGCCCCGGCTTCCGGATCGGGGAGGACGGCGGTCTCGATCGTGCCCCTCCGCCCCGGGCGCACCAGCAGTACCGAAGGGCGTCTATATCCGCCCAGCAGCCGACGAAACCCCCGGGCACCCGGCGAAGCCATAACGTTCAAGTGGCAAATTTGGCACAGAGCAAAGACGTTGCACGCTCGTTATAAATCAAGGGTGGTGGGGCAAATATCCGACTTTTTCCTACCCAAAGGCTCGCACTGTTCACCCTCAGCAGCTCCAGAAGCGC
This window encodes:
- a CDS encoding MarR family winged helix-turn-helix transcriptional regulator, producing the protein MTDLPRAEASPFGVDDTDDVDDVTRALLTASRLLVAVSARSLAAAEDKVTLAQFRMLVVLATRGAAKLVVLADALGVNPSTAMRMVDRLITAGLADRRPNPENRRETILTATPAGLRLVEEVTARRREEIAAIAARIDPGQRTALVSALTAFNAAGGEPPVSKGDRPLFPLGWSDTSGRRDGKSA
- a CDS encoding PP2C family protein-serine/threonine phosphatase, producing MAIVAVADVTAGPGVGLLPLVSLGPAFAGLAGSWRRTAAIGAAAMALCCALGLYDGLFQNRRGYTALTAVAGVTVAGIAAALVRGRQERELASVRTIAEAAQRVLLRPVPRSAGHLRAAVSYTSAVAEARIGGDLYEVVPVPGGGVRVIIGDVQGKGLEAVETAATVLGAFREAAHDEPHLTGVGARVDRAVLRTLGSDGYGEKFVTALLAEITEAGGVVFLNYGHAPAMLLRPSRPPAFPEPPQPAPPLGLAWSAADGPQPYSIDFGPGDQLLLYTDGVSEARDTDGVFYPLGERSGLLSDPDPQQALDALREDVVAYAGGPLHDDAAMLLLRCRQDAGVGPVGRSDEAPAPA